A genomic window from Tenebrio molitor chromosome X, icTenMoli1.1, whole genome shotgun sequence includes:
- the LOC138139918 gene encoding vitellogenin-like produces MWSKLILCVLVGLAYASHNPGWKHNHEYVYQVRGRTLASLNQVSSNYSGIVLRATLRVIPSPEGNLHAKIFNAQYADLHSKLKDDWKQEIPDSELNYRDIPLSSEPFKILMENGVVRKLVVDKSITNWEANMIRGVVSQLQLDTEAQNVIDSYINLLTQEGSNNAVFKTMEKTVTGEAETLYEIQPLPDYILQTTPWLAPLRDREGEEQMTEIVKNKNFTHSKQRLAYHFGYEGVDGFDTNNAIADFFSRTLVSRAVVSGSLKSFTLQSAVTFDEISMNPSRDDKQRGSTNSIVNITLQSLKPLVEQFEEVPNPVYLDLVYRYDDPFGPDNGPQFTKQQRYRTGSDESSGSQEPYGVNYVRHKRSSESEEPSSAEESPLAVEKPAIDEPPASPLLPLTVGYNGQAINKIVNIKQNALTLAQQIGKEFQEPEKISDRNTVGKFLLLASLLKLMNYNEIQEVAEQLYTPDKHGHKAATWVAYRDAAAQAGTGPALLNIVDWIRSKKIVENEAALVISSAAASARQPTEKYMRVFFQLLQNEELMAQQHLNQTLLLSYTTLVHQVYVDSGKSHNKYPVHSFGSFNTAAGRTFVKHEVIPHLRRKLEEAITAADTQKIHAYIRAMGNVGHQQILQGFKPYLEGTKKASHFQRVMMVVALDKLAEAKSKVARSVLFKTYQNPREFEQVRVAAVYQLMRAHPSPAMLQRMARYTNIDTNNHVNSAVKSTIKAAAELQQPQHAHLRAAAESAKPLLTAREFGVQHSQGHLRSYVVKQMELEYLQSLEFFAGYDSAVPKGLNYLLQGRFGGVTQTIVNLQSMVSSVEDLINVYEQQTSEYREDLIKKQAENSVNQQWTSDYTANLFKMQNEQREQLEGMVYLQVHSLEKIWSYDNHTIDNLTEVVRELEKELAKGRHVDFSKMSVYPESAIAFPTAWGLPFLYTYDRIAFIQFEGELKASASPPIASNYGLQKPEKIQAQYEASGFISGRSQSQFGFFTPFNHKRYSAGYDKNFQVQLPRITANVTFDVKQQQVTTYIKNNERKNVQLAHYSSWPYTTQYDIYTPKPDIQIIRSENPQRINTVVGQKSTGIGFYLHLTSDKHIDYGSIFEKLRHEDPVSALLSPLLDDNIQHAEISFGIDASKTKTNMVAIHSGRQHAYSADAAAANADANVANGSGDIAKESLKRQQEFLKNVTANISSVHGEAVDAVVIFMGDKLIKYTTTLAGAKSNIDPKGRVLMQVLQDNQADQPTKLFVKSDSTTHNTNDLNLHHAIAMDSTISANIQASIEKSNEKPAQISASVKLSKSEERKQYLREQPQYKVCERQMQEGNNQLPACAMLTAQANLLDQFDFKIDYSDIDLSVVNRTYKLYSAFRQYLYPRVSEDIMIGDYQNNRKLNIEGQFSPDLSRVNVSIQSEYGYAEIQDAVIGDWARTVVVPNPVYHLRARIAGHAFKYDTYRPICVVDKSAVSTIDNKTYPINVGQNKVVMLHYVPRRPSSIQGQPEQTVVEQLNQQVEGYIAYVSASDDNQSQKEFKMVIQSPKTLAKAIDVTLKPPGSSGYPRLFVQGEEIIYDNDVPHIYDDYMQVYKLPHNEIKVEVYNSFYVVYDGNRVKLTLLNDKFRDASRGLCGTFTGEPETDFADPQDCIQFDPEKFTVENTVSGKPKSAEKCYRKSVQFVKIVSTKDSGVVGYEDPSSTNTRLQTQYVVRGDKTCFSISPVPVCQRGYQPDESTSRKVPMHCIKSSRVTQLLRSQIDKGASPSFRTKAESMKIMMRMTQSCSL; encoded by the exons ATGTGGTCCAAACTGATATTATGTGTCCTAG TGGGACTTGCCTACGCCTCGCACAATCCGGGATGGAAACACAACCACGAATACGTGTACCAAGTTCGGGGTCGTACTTTGGCCAGCTTGAACCAAGTCAGCAGCAACTACAGCGGAATTGTTTTGAGGGCTACCTTGCGAGTGATACCTTCACCAGAAGGAAACCTGcacgcaaaaatttttaacgcACAATACGCAGATTTGCACAGTAAGTTGAAAGACGACTGGAAACAGGAGATTCCCGATTCCGAGCTCAATTACCGAGACATACCCTTGTCATCTGAGCCGTTCAAAATTCTCATGGAGAACGGGGTTGTGAGGAAGCTCGTCGTCGACAAATCGATCACAAATTGGGAAGCCAATATGATCAGAGGGGTGGTCAGCCAGTTGCAACTCGACACCGAGGCGCAGAATGTCATCGACAGTTACATCAATCTTTTGACTCAAGAAGGATCAAACAATGCAGTTTTTAAAACAATGGAGAAAACAGTAACTGGGGAGGCGGAAACTTTGTACGAAATCCAACCCTTGCCAGATTACATTCTCCAAACAACACCCTGGTTGGCTCCTTTAAGAGATCGGGAAGGAGAAGAACAAATGACCGAAATtgtgaagaataaaaatttcactCATAGCAAACAGCGTCTGGCTTATCATTTTGGATATGAGGGAGTTGATGGATTTGATACGAATAACGCAATCGCCGACTTCTTCTCAAGAACTTTAGTAAGTCGTGCCGTCGTTAGTGGAAGTTTGAAAAGTTTCACCTTGCAAAGCGCCGTGACATTTGATGAGATCAGTATGAATCCATCTAGAGATGACAAGCAGAGAGGTTCGACTAACAGTATTGTTAACATTACTCTTCAGTCTCTGAAACCACTAGTTGAACAATTTGAAGAAGTACCCAATCCAGTCTATCTAGATCTTGTTTATCGTTACGATGATCCTTTCGGTCCTGATAATGGACCGCAATTTACGAAGCAACAACGCTATCGCACAGGCAGTGACGAATCGTCTGGTAGTCAAGAACCGTATGGTGTAAACTATGTAAGACACAAACGAAGCAGCGAATCAGAAGAACCATCGTCTGCTGAAGAGTCTCCTTTGGCTGTAGAGAAACCAGCCATAGATGAACCACCCGCGTCTCCATTGTTGCCCCTCACTGTCGGCTATAACGGCCAAGCAATCAACAAGATAGTAAACATCAAACAAAATGCTCTCACACTTGCCCAACAAATCGGTAAAGAATTCCAAGAACCTGAGAAAATTTCAGACAGGAACACGGTGGGTAAATTCCTTCTGCTGGCCAGTCTCCTAAAGCTGATGAACTACAATGAAATACAAGAAGTAGCCGAACAACTCTACACTCCGGACAAGCACGGTCATAAAGCTGCCACCTGGGTGGCGTACCGCGACGCCGCCGCACAAGCTGGAACCGGTCCAGCTCTCCTCAACATCGTAGACTGGATTCGTAGCAAGAAAATCGTGGAAAATGAAGCTGCTTTAGTGATCTCTTCAGCCGCTGCTTCAGCCCGTCAACCCACAGAAAAGTACATGAGAGTGTTTTTCCAACTGCTCCAAAACGAGGAGTTGATGGCACAACAGCACTTGAACCAGACGCTCCTGTTGTCTTACACCACTCTAGTCCACCAGGTTTACGTCGACAGCGGAAAATCACACAATAAGTATCCCGTTCACAGTTTTGGATCGTTTAACACAGCCGCTGGGAGAACTTTTGTCAAACATGAAGTGATCCCGCACTTGCGACGCAAACTCGAAGAAGCTATCACCGCAGCGGATACTCAAAAGATTCACGCGTACATTCGTGCGATGGGAAATGTAGGACACCAACAAATCTTGCAAGGGTTTAAGCCTTATTTGGAAGGGACAAAGAAAGCGTCGCATTTCCAGCGCGTCATGATGGTTGTCGCTTTGGATAAATTGGCCGAGGCCAAATCTAAAGTGGCGAGGTCAGTTTTGTTCAAGACCTATCAAAACCCCCGTGAGTTTGAACAAGTCAGAGTTGCTGCTGTTTACCAGTTGATGCGTGCTCACCCATCCCCTGCGATGCTTCAACGTATGGCTCGCTACACCAATATTGACACCAACAATCATGTCAATTCTGCTGTCAAGTCGACTATCAAGGCAGCTGCTGAGCTACAACAACCACAACATGCTCATCT ACGTGCTGCTGCTGAATCTGCTAAACCGCTACTAACTGCTCGGGAGTTTGGTGTTCAACACTCGCAAGGACACTTGCGTAGCTATGTTGTCAAACAAATGGAACTAGAGTATCTACAATCGTTGGAATTTTTCGCTGGTTACGATTCAGCTGTTCCTAAAGGACTCAATTACTTGTTGCAAGGACGTTTCGGAGGAGTCACCCAAACGATAGTTAATTTGCAATCGATGGTGTCAAGTGTCGAAGACCTTATCAATGTCTACGAGCAACAAACGAGCGAGTATCGTGAAGATTTGATCAAAAAACAAGCAGAAAATAGTGTTAATCAGCAATGGACGAGCGACTATACTGCCAacttatttaaaatgcaaaatgaGCAACGCGAACAGCTCGAAGGTATGGTCTATCTGCAAGTGCATTCCTTGGAGAAGATTTGGTCGTATGACAATCACACCATCGACAATTTAACTGAAG TGGTAAGAGAACTCGAAAAGGAGTTGGCGAAAGGACGACACGTCGACTTCAGCAAAATGAGCGTTTATCCCGAATCTGCAATTGCTTTCCCGACTGCTTGGGGTTTACCTTTCCTCTACACCTACGACAGAATCGCATTTATCCAGTTTGAAGGTGAACTCAAAGCTTCAGCTAGTCCTCCAATCGCGTCTAACTACGGTCTCCAAAAACCTGAAAAGATTCAAGCCCAGTACGAGGCTAGTGGGTTCATTTCTGGAAGATCTCAGAGTCAGTTTGGATTCTTCACTCCGTTCAATCACAAACGCTACAGTGCTGGTTACGACAAGAACTTCCAAGTTCAGCTGCCTCGCATCACTGCGAACGTCACCTTTGATGTTAAGCAACAACAAGTCACGACGTATATCAAGAATAATGAGAGGAAGAATGTGCAACTGGCTCATTACAGCAGCTGGCCTTACACTACTCAGTATGACATTTATACACCTAAACCGGACATACAAATCATTCGTAGCGAAAATCCCCAAAGGATTAATACAGTTGTTGGACAGAAGTCGACTGGAATTGGTTTTTATCTTCACTTGACTAGTGACAAGCACATCGATTATGGTTCTATTTTTGAGAAATTGAGACACGAAGATCCAGTCTCTGCACTGTTGAGTCCTTTGTTAGACGACAACATTCAACATGCAGAGATCAGTTTTGGGATTGACGCATCCAAAACTAAAACTAACATGGTGGCTATTCATAGTGGCCGTCAACACGCATATTCCGCAGATGCAGCAGCAGCTAACGCTGACGCAAATGTAGCGAATGGATCCGGAGACATTGCGAAGGAGTCCCTGAAAAGACaacaagaatttttgaaaaatgttactgcaAATATAAGCAGTGTTCATGGCGAAGCAGTCGATGCTGTTGTAATATTTATGGGCGATAAACTGATCAAATACACCACCACTCTCGCCGGTGCTAAGAGCAACATCGATCCTAAGGGTCGCGTTCTCATGCAAGTGCTCCAAGACAACCAAGCAGATCAACCCACGAAGTTATTCGTCAAGTCAGACAGCACCACGCATAATACTAATGACCTCAATTTGCACCATGCCATAGCAATGGATTCAACAATCTCAGCTAACATTCAAGCTTCGATCGAGAAGAGCAACGAAAAACCTGCACAAATTAGTGCCTCAGTCAAGTTGTCGAAGAGCGAAGAACGCAAACAGTACTTAAGGGAGCAACCGCAGTACAAGGTGTGTGAGAGGCAAATGCAGGAAGGAAACAATCAGCTACCTGCGTGTGCAATGCTGACAGCTCAAGCCAATCTCTTGGATCAATTTGATTTCAAAATCGATTACAGCGATATTGATCTTTCGGTTGTCAATCGGACTTACAAACTGTACAGCGCGTTTAGACAATATTTGTATCCCAGAGTTTCCGAAGATATCATGATCGGAGACTATCAAAATAATCGTAAATTGAACATCGAAGGTCAGTTTAGTCCAGATTTGTCAAGAGTCAACGTTTCGATTCAAAGCGAGTATGGATATGCGGAAATTCAAGATGCTGTAATTGGCGATTGGGCCAGAACTGTTGTCGTTCCTAATCCTGTTTATCACCTTAGAGCGAGAATTGCAGGACATGCTTTTAAATATGATACATACAGAC CCATCTGCGTGGTGGACAAGAGTGCTGTTAGTACTATCGACAACAAGACCTATCCTATCAACGTGGGGCAAAATAAGGTAGTAATGCTTCACTACGTTCCTCGGCGACCATCGTCAATCCAAGGCCAACCTGAACAAACCGTCGTCGAACAATTGAACCAACAAGTCGAAGGTTACATCGCTTACGTTAGCGCTTCTGACGACAACCAGTCGCAGAAAGAATTCAAAATGGTTATTCAATCACCGAAAACTTTGGCCAAAGCTATCGACGTCACTTTGAAACCTCCAGGTTCGTCCGGATACCCTAGACTCTTCGTCCAAGGCGAGGAGATCATCTACGACAACGACGTTCCCCACATCTATGACGACTACATGCAAGTGTACAAGCTACCCCACAACGAGATTAAAGTCGAAGTGTACAACTCTTTCTACGTGGTCTATGACGGAAATCGTGTCAAACTCACTCTTCTCAACGACAAATTCAGAGACGCCAGTCGTGGTCTCTGCGGTACCTTCACCGGAGAGCCAGAAACAGATTTCGCAGATCCGCAAGACTGCATCCAGTTCGATCCTGAGAAGTTCACCGTGGAGAACACGGTCTCTGGCAAACCTAAAAGCGCAGAAAAATGCTACCGGAAGTCGGTAcagtttgtcaaaattgtctcGACGAAGGATTCAGGAGTGGTGGGATATGAGGACCCCAGCAGCACAAATACTCGACTCCAGACACAGTATGTGGTCCGCGGAGACAAGACTTGCTTCAGCATTTCTCCAGTGCCTGTTTGCCAAAGGGGATACCAGCCCGACGAGAGTACTTCTCGAAAAGTCCCCATGCACTGCATCAAATCGTCCAGAGTTACTCAATTGTTGAGAAGTCAAATCGACAAAGGTGCCAGTCCCAGCTTCAGGACTAAAGCTGAATCTATGAAAATTATGATGAGGATGACCCAGTCGTGCTCGCTGTGA